Proteins encoded in a region of the Carassius gibelio isolate Cgi1373 ecotype wild population from Czech Republic chromosome B5, carGib1.2-hapl.c, whole genome shotgun sequence genome:
- the gdnfb gene encoding glial cell line-derived neurotrophic factor: MDRKRPSRDEREKGKGRACALKQVQLKVSDLGLGYRSQEELIFSYCSGVCMNSLTNYDKILTGLASNGKNILHSSPPTACCRPVEYDDDLSFLDDNLIYHTMKRHSARKCGCV; the protein is encoded by the coding sequence ATGGACAGAAAGAGACCGAGTCGTGACGAGAGAGAGAAGGGCAAAGGAAGAGCGTGTGCACTGAAACAAGTCCAGCTGAAAGTGTCTGATCTGGGTCTGGGCTACCGGAGTCAGGAGGAGCTGATTTTCAGTTACTGCAGCGGCGTGTGTATGAACTCCCTCACAAACTATGACAAAATCCTCACCGGCCTCGCCAGCAACGGCAAAAACATTCTGCACAGCTCTCCTCCCACCGCCTGCTGCCGACCTGTCGAATACGACGACGACCTGTCCTTTCTGGATGACAACCTCATATACCACACCATGAAGAGGCACTCGGCACGGAAATGTGGCTGTGTCTAA